The Algoriphagus sp. TR-M9 genome has a window encoding:
- a CDS encoding DUF4407 domain-containing protein, which translates to MNFNHFFWKLTGDDFNVIGKCGQRTKRHFTIIGSLVAFIFSFCFLSCYLAFSQLFRNIYVGVPVGLFFAWMITNIYLFLLYTLSKTGFPYIPNKTARYISTTIRVIFIGFIAIIVSKPIERLVVSEQLELELEAFKKDKLERYKNSTQEYFEKEIIAIKKLGTQKEALNSEIDETEKSNFEKLIHSREAERDRLIKSMEQLVEGSDYYIQGIVILNRKFPFCWFFTFLVIVIFIIPAYLKIYIHKDSVFYRTKHYVESHLVRSEYELFKERYRRIFRYRHGVEVQYTELYTDPPFNTIRKTDDKKILTESDLLDSLYA; encoded by the coding sequence ATGAATTTTAATCATTTTTTTTGGAAATTAACTGGAGATGACTTTAACGTAATAGGAAAATGTGGCCAACGAACAAAACGTCATTTTACAATAATTGGTTCACTGGTTGCTTTCATTTTCTCATTCTGTTTTCTTAGTTGTTATTTGGCTTTTTCTCAGTTATTTCGAAATATATATGTAGGTGTTCCAGTTGGATTATTCTTTGCTTGGATGATTACAAACATCTACCTTTTCCTTCTTTATACACTATCGAAGACGGGATTTCCATACATTCCAAACAAAACAGCTCGATATATCTCAACTACAATTAGAGTTATTTTCATTGGCTTTATTGCAATAATTGTATCTAAACCAATTGAGAGACTTGTTGTTTCAGAACAATTGGAGTTGGAATTAGAGGCGTTTAAAAAGGATAAACTTGAACGATATAAGAATTCTACACAAGAATATTTTGAAAAAGAAATTATTGCAATTAAAAAATTAGGTACACAAAAAGAGGCCTTGAATAGTGAGATAGATGAAACAGAAAAATCAAATTTTGAAAAGTTGATTCATTCAAGAGAAGCTGAAAGAGATCGGCTGATTAAATCAATGGAGCAACTGGTCGAAGGATCTGACTACTATATTCAAGGTATTGTTATATTAAACAGAAAATTCCCATTTTGTTGGTTTTTTACCTTTTTAGTTATTGTAATTTTCATTATTCCAGCTTATCTTAAAATATATATTCATAAAGATAGTGTTTTTTATAGAACCAAGCACTATGTAGAATCCCACTTGGTAAGGTCCGAGTATGAATTGTTTAAAGAACGATATAGAAGAATTTTCAGGTATAGGCATGGGGTAGAAGTTCAATATACCGAGCTTTATACAGACCCACCTTTTAATACTATAAGGAAAACTGACGATAAAAAAATCTTAACAGAAAGCGACCTGCTAGACAGCCTATATGCCTAA
- a CDS encoding DNA polymerase III subunit gamma/tau has protein sequence MENFVVSARKYRPADFRSVVGQQHITTTLQNAIKNNHLAQAFLFCGPRGVGKTTCARILAKTINCENLGADYEACGKCESCVSFQNNSSFNIYELDAASNNSVDDIRNLVDQVRYAPQKGQYKVYIIDEVHMLSNQAFNAFLKTLEEPPKYAIFILATTEKHKIIPTILSRCQIFDFNRIQIKDIAGHLQHIAEKEKVDYEEEALRLIATKADGALRDALSMFDLIVTYSAGKKVTYQETIGNLHILDYDYYFKVVDALVGEDLSQVLLIFDEILKKGFDGHNFIVGLCEHFRDLLVAKDSATVELIEVSEAARERYLQQTESASASFLLSALNIANQCDINYKTSKNQRLHVELALMKMAKLPQAFKLASLAAAEAKKKV, from the coding sequence ATGGAAAATTTCGTCGTTTCGGCAAGAAAATACAGACCGGCAGATTTCAGAAGTGTAGTGGGGCAGCAACATATCACCACCACCCTTCAAAATGCGATCAAAAACAATCACTTAGCTCAGGCTTTTTTGTTTTGTGGTCCACGTGGTGTGGGCAAGACTACCTGTGCCCGTATCCTCGCTAAGACGATTAACTGTGAAAACCTGGGTGCTGACTACGAAGCCTGCGGAAAATGTGAATCCTGCGTTTCTTTTCAGAACAACAGCTCCTTCAATATCTACGAGCTAGATGCTGCCTCGAATAACTCCGTAGATGATATCCGTAACCTGGTGGATCAGGTCCGCTATGCCCCTCAAAAAGGACAATACAAAGTCTATATCATAGATGAGGTGCACATGCTTTCCAATCAGGCTTTCAATGCTTTTTTGAAAACCCTGGAGGAGCCTCCTAAGTATGCCATCTTCATTTTGGCGACTACCGAGAAACATAAGATTATCCCCACCATTCTTTCCCGCTGTCAGATTTTTGATTTCAATAGAATTCAAATCAAGGACATCGCGGGACACTTGCAGCACATCGCTGAGAAGGAAAAGGTGGATTACGAAGAGGAAGCGCTTCGCCTGATTGCCACAAAAGCCGACGGAGCCCTGCGCGATGCACTTTCCATGTTTGACCTGATCGTCACTTATTCCGCCGGAAAAAAGGTGACTTATCAGGAAACCATAGGGAATCTCCATATTCTGGATTACGATTACTACTTCAAAGTGGTAGATGCGCTGGTGGGGGAAGACTTGTCACAGGTTCTCCTGATCTTCGATGAGATTTTGAAAAAGGGCTTTGATGGCCATAATTTCATAGTGGGACTCTGTGAGCACTTTAGAGACCTTTTGGTGGCCAAAGACTCCGCTACAGTGGAGCTGATCGAAGTGTCTGAGGCGGCGCGTGAGCGATATTTGCAGCAGACTGAATCCGCATCCGCTTCTTTTTTGCTTTCCGCACTGAATATTGCAAATCAATGCGATATCAATTATAAGACTTCCAAAAACCAGCGACTGCATGTAGAGCTTGCGCTGATGAAAATGGCCAAACTCCCGCAGGCATTCAAACTGGCAAGCCTGGCAGCGGCTGAAGCAAAAAAAAAAGTCTGA
- a CDS encoding DUF4407 domain-containing protein translates to MERDFYQSPKSSSIMRFFWKAAGGDRYILERSTYSDQVKYMCLGGIIVATGLMAALAGGYAFYTIFEPRGSAIERESVSWTITMLSLVFGAFWGLMIFNLDRFIVSSTGVGDGTEAITWGELKGAIPRLLMGAIIALTISKPVEIRMFKSEIDAALHEEQLKTRKEYEGRTRANYEDRLSLIDIQLEEISENRKDIIERIKKAEQDYTDQLNGKVSGTIPGNGPLAKALKDNVDRLIAEQNMFDETNEERITELTNNKRKLILEMDEELAKNQQVAAGLDGLLQRIKLAHKIAGVWISLFITLLFLAIELTPIFFKLMLIKSPYDFLKHNVEELIKAEQGIYIQYNYHKDKNGQERDLITHLKSEKLLVEKKSLLKTQEELTQYAISKYKENMMKKIDANPQEFIKVQDFQKEE, encoded by the coding sequence ATGGAAAGAGATTTTTATCAAAGCCCAAAATCATCAAGTATCATGCGGTTCTTTTGGAAGGCTGCAGGAGGTGATCGATACATCTTGGAACGTTCAACTTATTCAGACCAAGTAAAATATATGTGTCTTGGGGGTATCATTGTTGCTACAGGATTAATGGCAGCTTTGGCTGGTGGATATGCTTTTTATACAATTTTTGAACCAAGGGGGTCAGCTATTGAACGAGAAAGCGTTAGCTGGACAATAACTATGCTTTCACTGGTGTTTGGGGCTTTTTGGGGACTGATGATTTTTAATCTAGACCGTTTTATTGTTTCAAGTACAGGGGTAGGTGACGGAACCGAAGCTATTACTTGGGGTGAGCTTAAAGGCGCTATTCCTAGGCTACTAATGGGGGCTATTATTGCATTAACAATCTCAAAACCTGTTGAAATTCGAATGTTTAAATCAGAAATTGATGCGGCTCTACACGAAGAACAGCTTAAAACAAGAAAAGAATATGAAGGACGAACAAGAGCTAATTACGAAGATCGCTTGTCACTAATTGATATTCAACTTGAAGAAATTTCAGAAAATAGAAAGGATATAATTGAAAGAATAAAGAAAGCAGAACAGGATTATACTGACCAACTAAATGGGAAGGTGTCTGGAACAATTCCAGGTAATGGTCCACTTGCCAAGGCTTTAAAAGATAATGTTGACAGGTTAATTGCAGAGCAGAATATGTTTGATGAAACCAATGAAGAGCGTATTACGGAATTAACAAATAACAAAAGAAAGCTAATCTTAGAAATGGATGAAGAACTGGCTAAAAATCAACAAGTAGCAGCTGGCCTTGATGGTTTATTACAACGGATTAAACTTGCTCACAAAATAGCTGGAGTTTGGATATCCTTATTTATCACTCTCCTTTTCTTAGCGATTGAATTGACTCCCATTTTCTTTAAATTAATGTTAATAAAGTCTCCCTATGATTTCCTTAAACATAATGTTGAGGAACTGATTAAAGCTGAGCAGGGAATTTACATACAGTACAACTATCACAAAGATAAAAATGGGCAGGAGAGGGATTTAATAACTCATCTAAAATCAGAAAAATTACTTGTAGAAAAGAAATCATTACTCAAAACTCAAGAAGAATTAACCCAATATGCTATATCCAAATACAAAGAGAATATGATGAAAAAGATTGATGCAAATCCACAAGAATTTATTAAAGTCCAAGATTTTCAAAAAGAAGAATAA